A single region of the Vicia villosa cultivar HV-30 ecotype Madison, WI linkage group LG4, Vvil1.0, whole genome shotgun sequence genome encodes:
- the LOC131599522 gene encoding BTB/POZ domain-containing protein At1g67900-like, with translation MKFMKLGSRPDTFYTADSIRSISSDVSSDLIIQVKGTRYHLHKFPLLSKCLHLQRLCSELLDSPLNPQIVQLPDFPGGVEAFELCAKFCYRITITISPYNIVAARCAAEYLQMTEDADKGNLIYKLEVFFNSCILYGWKDSIVVLQMTKALYSWSEELLITNRCIGAVCSKVLRKVCNDDDDWSCSGVESSREQSMRKRWWGEDLAELSIDLYWRIMIALKSDVRMPLNLIGDALMIYASRWLLKIGSDSDSGSEIASSKKIMVLESIVNLLPGEQGAVSCSFLIKLLKVANVLNSSSSSKTELVKRAGLQLEEATVDDLLMVCDVDLVMNLLEEFMLQLGQSPPTSPVKSRLELDKRRSRSAEDVGFELQESRRSSSVSHSSKLKVAKLVDSYLQEIAKDVNMPLEKFVAIAEAVPEFARFDHDDLYSAIDTYLRVHPELNKSERKRLCRVLDCKKLSMKSCTHAAQNDLLPLRLVVQVLFFEQARAAAASDGKLTKMPSNIKALLASYGIDPSTYASELSRTTSINTDDSWKANSFKAPKSTKNSTLRIEIVEDDLGECPHMVCDGFGKNSRLKALCSHPTKPKRIFSKFWSTNGSTSCTTQKN, from the exons ATGAAGTTTATGAAACTAGGTTCTCGTCCAGATACCTTCTACACTGCAGACTCAATAag gTCAATTTCTTCTGATGTTTCAAGTGACCTCATAATTCAAGTTAAAGGAACTAGATATCATCTTCATAAG TTTCCATTGTTATCAAAATGTTTGCATCTACAAAGATTGTGTTCGGAGTTACTTGATTCGCCGTTGAATCCTCAGATAGTACAATTACCCGATTTTCCGGGTGGAGTTGAAGCGTTTGAACTCTGCGCGAAATTCTGCTATAGGATTACAATCACTATTAGTCCTTACAACATTGTGGCTGCAAGATGTGCCGCGGAGTATTTGCAAATGACGGAAGATGCTGATAAGGGTAACTTGATCTACaagctagaggttttcttcaatTCGTGCATACTTTACGGATGGAAAGACTCCATTGTGGTGCTACAGATGACGAAAGCGTTGTATTCGTGGTCGGAGGAGTTGTTGATTACGAATAGATGCATTGGAGCGGTTTGTTCGAAGGTTTTGAGAAAGGTTtgcaatgatgatgatgattggtctTGTAGTGGAGTGGAAAGTTCGAGGGAACAATCGATGAGAAAAAGATGGTGGGGTGAAGATTTAGCGGAGTTGAGCATTGATCTTTATTGGAGAATCATGATTGCGCTAAAATCTGATGTAAGGATGCCTCTAAATCTCATAGGTGATGCTTTGATGATTTATGCGTCTAGATGGTTATTGAAAATCGGCTCTGATTCTGATTCGGGAAGTGAAATAGCTTCTTCGAAGAAAATTATGGTTTTGGAATCGATAGTGAATTTGCTTCCGGGTGAACAAGGCGCTGTTTCGTGTAGCTTTCTGATTAAGCTATTGAAAGTAGCCAATGTTTTGAACTCGTCTTCGTCTTCAAAGACGGAGTTAGTTAAAAGGGCAGGACTTCAATTGGAGGAAGCAACAGTTGATGATCTTTTAATGGTTTGTGATGTGGATTTGGTGATGAACTTGTTGGAAGAGTTTATGTTGCAATTAGGTCAAAGTCCTCCGACTAGTCCTGTAAAATCGAGGTTGGAACTTGATAAAAGGAGGTCGCGTTCGGCTGAGGATGTTGGTTTTGAATTGCAAGAGAGTAGAAGATCTTCATCGGTATCACATAGTTCGAAATTGAAAGTGGCGAAGCTTGTTGATAGTTATCTTCAAGAGATAGCTAAGGATGTGAATATGCCTTTGGAGAAGTTCGTCGCTATTGCGGAAGCGGTACCTGAATTTGCAAGATTTGATCATGATGATCTGTATAGTGCTATTGATACTTATCTCAGG GTTCATCCGGAACTCAATAAGAGCGAAAGGAAAAGACTATGCCGAGTTTTAGACTGCAAAAAACTGTCCATGAAATCATGTACGCACGCTGCACAGAACGATTTACTACCCCTAAGACTCGTTGTCCAGGTTCTCTTCTTTGAGCAAGCTAGAGCAGCAGCAGCATCAGATGGCAAACTCACCAAAATGCCAAGTAACATCAAAGCACTACTCGCTTCTTATGGAATCGATCCATCGACATATGCATCAGAATTAAGCAGAACTACAAGCATAAACACCGATGATAGTTGGAAAGCTAATTCATTCAAGGCACCAAAATCAACAAAGAACTCAACTCTTAGGATCGAAATAGTCGAGGATGATTTAGGCGAGTGTCCTCATATGGTATGCGACGGATTCGGAAAAAATTCTAGACTTAAAGCTTTATGTTCTCATCCTACTAAGCCTAAACGAATATTTAGTAAGTTTTGGTCTACCAATGGCAGCACAAGTTGCACAACTCAAAAGAATTGA